One Glutamicibacter mishrai genomic window carries:
- the glgX gene encoding glycogen debranching protein GlgX: protein MTQAPALDTTAGRPWPLGVTVDASGANVAVYAPKARAVYFCWFPEGDDAEEHRLALPYVQDGIWHAHFGGIGAGTRYGLRADGEYKPEAGLRFNVNKLLIDPYARSLDRPVRYHELMDGALRPAATDPVDDGDSDLAPQPDPEDSAPVVPKGIITAEPSGPDPASNRPHHELADLVIYESHLKGLTATHPGVPAEIRGAYAGMGHPAIIDHLQSLGVNAVEFLPVQAFIDDEHIVEQGLTNYWGYQPVAWFAPEPRYAQNDAVAEFRQLVHTLHEAGIEVILDVVYNHSGEGGEHGPTLNLRGLDNAGYYRLAEDPRHYINDAGTGNTLAVYSPMTLRMVLDSLRYWAQAFGVDGFRFDLATSVARSPQGFEPEGTFLQSIAQDPVLSELKLIAEPWDLGPGGYQLGNFPAPFAQWNDRFRDGIRQVWRGEILGAANFGSLLLGSADFFDHSGRSATSGINFISAHDGFTLRDAVTYSQKHNEANGEENRDGHDENYSDNFGVEGPTDEPGILQGRSLRVRGLLATLLLAQGVPMLLAGDEFGNSQQGNNNAYAQDNELGWIDWSSQDHVLTGFVRDLIELRRRFPHLRQRGFLHGQQRADGHRDVRWFCPDGSSPDAEHWQDPEFRSLALQLRGAAGEPRGEALAGSVLVIFNFGDECEFTLPDPDDGAFWCLELDSAEPEVSAHNVAGSYLMQGHSVALLSS from the coding sequence ATGACCCAGGCCCCGGCACTCGACACGACGGCCGGCCGGCCGTGGCCGCTGGGCGTCACCGTGGACGCTTCCGGAGCCAACGTTGCGGTCTACGCGCCCAAGGCGAGGGCCGTATACTTCTGCTGGTTCCCCGAAGGCGATGACGCGGAAGAACACCGCCTGGCCCTGCCCTACGTCCAGGACGGCATCTGGCATGCGCATTTTGGCGGCATCGGCGCAGGCACCAGGTATGGATTGCGCGCGGACGGCGAATACAAGCCCGAAGCAGGCCTGCGCTTCAACGTAAACAAGCTGCTGATCGATCCCTACGCGAGATCGCTGGACCGCCCGGTGCGGTATCACGAACTGATGGACGGCGCCCTTCGGCCCGCTGCCACGGATCCCGTGGACGACGGCGACAGCGACCTCGCGCCGCAGCCAGATCCGGAGGACAGCGCTCCCGTCGTCCCCAAGGGCATCATCACCGCGGAACCTTCGGGGCCTGACCCCGCCAGCAACCGACCGCACCACGAGCTCGCGGACCTGGTGATCTACGAAAGCCACCTCAAGGGCTTGACCGCAACCCACCCAGGGGTTCCCGCCGAAATCCGCGGGGCATATGCGGGCATGGGGCATCCGGCCATCATCGATCATCTTCAGTCCCTCGGCGTCAACGCTGTCGAGTTTTTGCCGGTGCAGGCATTTATCGACGACGAGCACATCGTTGAACAGGGCCTCACCAACTACTGGGGCTACCAGCCCGTGGCCTGGTTCGCTCCCGAGCCCCGCTACGCCCAGAACGATGCCGTGGCCGAATTCCGCCAGCTGGTCCACACCCTGCACGAAGCGGGCATCGAGGTCATCCTCGACGTGGTCTACAACCATAGCGGCGAAGGCGGGGAACACGGTCCCACCCTGAACCTGCGCGGCCTGGATAACGCCGGGTACTACCGCTTGGCCGAGGACCCGCGCCATTATATTAATGATGCTGGCACCGGGAACACCCTTGCGGTCTACTCCCCCATGACACTTCGCATGGTGCTAGATAGCCTGCGCTATTGGGCCCAGGCTTTCGGCGTGGACGGCTTCCGCTTCGATTTGGCGACCTCGGTGGCGCGCAGCCCGCAAGGATTCGAGCCCGAGGGAACCTTCTTGCAATCCATCGCGCAGGATCCCGTGCTCTCCGAGCTCAAGCTCATCGCCGAGCCATGGGATTTGGGCCCCGGCGGTTATCAATTGGGCAATTTCCCCGCTCCTTTTGCGCAATGGAACGATCGCTTCCGTGACGGGATCCGGCAGGTATGGCGAGGCGAAATCCTGGGAGCTGCGAATTTCGGTTCCCTGCTCCTTGGCTCCGCCGACTTCTTCGATCATTCGGGCCGGAGTGCCACATCAGGAATCAACTTCATCAGCGCTCACGACGGCTTCACTCTGCGTGACGCCGTCACTTACTCGCAGAAGCACAATGAGGCCAATGGCGAGGAGAATCGCGACGGCCACGACGAAAACTACTCCGACAACTTCGGTGTCGAGGGGCCAACTGATGAACCGGGCATCCTCCAGGGGCGTAGCCTGCGCGTCCGCGGCCTGCTGGCCACCTTGCTGCTTGCCCAGGGTGTGCCCATGCTGTTGGCCGGCGACGAATTTGGCAACAGCCAGCAGGGCAATAACAATGCCTACGCGCAGGATAACGAGTTGGGATGGATTGACTGGTCGTCGCAAGACCATGTGCTGACCGGGTTTGTCCGCGACTTGATCGAGCTGCGCCGCCGATTCCCCCACTTGCGCCAGCGCGGCTTTTTGCACGGCCAGCAGCGGGCTGATGGGCACCGTGATGTCCGTTGGTTCTGTCCCGATGGTTCCAGTCCCGACGCGGAGCACTGGCAGGATCCGGAGTTCCGTTCTCTGGCGTTGCAGCTGCGCGGCGCTGCCGGCGAACCACGCGGCGAGGCACTCGCAGGCAGCGTCCTTGTTATTTTCAACTTTGGAGATGAGTGCGAATTCACTCTTCCGGACCCTGATGATGGTGCTTTCTGGTGTCTTGAACTGGACAGCGCCGAGCCGGAAGTTTCAGCGCACAATGTTGCAGGCAGCTACCTGATGCAGGGTCACTCTGTTGCGCTGCTGAGCTCCTAG
- the secG gene encoding preprotein translocase subunit SecG: MDIIKIILQVLLGITSVLLTLLILLHKGRGGGMSDMFGGGMTSSMGSSGVAERNLNRITIILGLIWGAVIIGLALVLRFSAEG, translated from the coding sequence TTGGATATTATCAAGATCATTTTGCAGGTACTGCTGGGCATTACCAGTGTCTTGCTGACCCTCCTGATCCTGCTTCATAAGGGTCGTGGTGGCGGTATGTCGGACATGTTCGGCGGCGGTATGACCAGTTCAATGGGCTCTTCAGGTGTCGCGGAGCGCAACCTGAACCGCATCACCATTATCCTGGGTCTGATCTGGGGCGCCGTGATTATCGGACTGGCCCTGGTCCTGAGATTCAGCGCCGAGGGCTAA
- the tpiA gene encoding triose-phosphate isomerase → MTISQNGAYVRQPLIAGNWKMNMDHVQGITLVQKLAWTLKDHEHNYDRAEVAVFPPFTDIRGVQTLVLGDKLEVVYGAQDLSAQDSGAYTGEISGQFLKKLGCSYVLVGHSERREYHNETNDVIAAKLAAAYRHEVTPMLCVGEGLEVRKAGEHVAFTLNQLAESLEGVSAEQAENLVIAYEPVWAIGTGEVAGPADAQEMCAAIRGALAERFGEEIAEKTQLLYGGSVKAANAAAIMRERDVDGVLVGGASLDAEEFANIVRFEHHLVTD, encoded by the coding sequence ATGACTATTTCGCAGAACGGCGCCTACGTGCGCCAGCCACTGATCGCTGGCAACTGGAAGATGAACATGGACCACGTCCAGGGCATCACCCTTGTCCAGAAGCTGGCGTGGACCCTCAAGGACCACGAGCACAACTACGATCGTGCTGAGGTAGCTGTCTTCCCGCCATTCACGGATATCCGTGGCGTGCAGACCCTGGTTCTGGGCGACAAGCTGGAGGTCGTTTACGGCGCCCAGGATCTGTCGGCACAGGATTCAGGAGCCTACACCGGTGAAATTTCCGGCCAGTTCCTGAAGAAGCTGGGTTGCTCCTACGTACTGGTGGGCCACTCGGAACGCCGCGAGTACCACAACGAAACCAACGATGTGATCGCAGCCAAGCTGGCCGCCGCATACCGCCACGAGGTGACTCCAATGCTTTGCGTTGGCGAAGGCCTGGAGGTCCGCAAGGCTGGCGAGCATGTTGCCTTCACCTTGAACCAGTTGGCTGAATCGCTGGAAGGCGTGAGCGCTGAGCAGGCTGAAAACCTGGTTATCGCCTACGAACCAGTGTGGGCCATTGGAACCGGTGAAGTTGCAGGTCCGGCAGATGCTCAGGAAATGTGCGCAGCAATTCGCGGTGCACTGGCTGAGCGCTTTGGCGAAGAGATTGCCGAGAAGACCCAGTTGCTCTATGGCGGTAGTGTTAAGGCAGCAAACGCAGCGGCGATCATGCGCGAGCGTGACGTTGACGGCGTGTTGGTTGGCGGAGCCAGCCTCGACGCTGAAGAGTTTGCTAATATTGTCAGGTTCGAGCATCACCTCGTCACCGACTGA